A region from the Aegilops tauschii subsp. strangulata cultivar AL8/78 chromosome 5, Aet v6.0, whole genome shotgun sequence genome encodes:
- the LOC109736137 gene encoding uncharacterized protein — translation MGIFDLLDLADGASGDEAVARVVNKVLPPDDPDKPTKAAKKAAAKDAPANPPPQHHDQQYPQDGGNYYPREGNFGGGRGRGQGYYGGGGGRGGRGRGRGAGSSRVFEDANGRFYHDGYQRVYLTNDRPYYANGSGNRDYNNNNGSGGGYNQAPDSNYRNGGEGQRYSNDDRQYRRDNMKYVPKSKPSSVAASDVDTKSEGKVEPAAEEKQAEAPAQNVVEAVPVSESDKSTGDVQKDDSKKEEGEGAEKKPEGEGADKEGDGAEKKEKTNKGKCISGSVKRKLKKQKPKKEESNGDAPNETTAEKEQEAPIEQEKIEMTLEEYEKMQEKKKSLEASKPEERRVAAVDFEGLQLLEKKKIEDDAKLKAENVRKAKEAAAKEAKPRKVSIQEYLKNEDGSAYVPPTPPRRPQYGGGYRGGRGNGSYNGRSSRDNSSERRVYNSGRGENAIVFHNVEANANDSGASRRGEGYNGERQQGGYQQGGYNGGRGNGRYQERQDGYNGERRDQQQGGYYQERRDAYNGDRREQGGYNNGGYQERRDGYNGDRGQQGGYNGGRGNGGYQEQGGNNVGRGQERQDAYNGERRQQGGYNNGGRGNGGNQEGQEGGERRQQGGYNNGGGYQQGGNYRQWQGPRPKQDKEFTPADFPALGGASQAQSQAQA, via the exons atGGGGATCTTCGACCTGCTCGACCTGGCCGACGGCGCCTCGGGGGACGAGGCCGTCGCCCGCGTCGTCAACAAGGTCCTCCCGCCCGACGACCCCGACAAGCCCACCAAGGCCGCCAAGAAGGCCGCCGCCAAGGACGCCCCCGCCAACCCCCCGCCCCAGCACCACGACCAGCAGTACCCCCAAG ATGGTGGAAACTATTACCCAAGGGAGGGCAACTTTGGTGGAGGCCGGGGCAGAGGCCAGGGCTACTatggtggtggtggcggcagaGGAGGCCGTGGAAGGGGACGTGGCGCCGGATCCAGTCGTGTCTTTGAGGATGCCAACGGTCGTTTCTATCACGACGGCTATCAACGTGTCTACCTCACCAACGACCGTCCATACTATGCCAATGGCAGCGGCAACCGTGACTACAACAACAACAATGGCAGCGGAGGTGGCTACAACCAGGCCCCCGACTCTAACTACCGCAATGGCGGTGAGGGCCAGAGGTACAGCAATGATGACAGGCAGTACAGGAGGGACAACATGAAGTACGTTCCTAAGAGCAAGCCATCCTCTGTGGCTGCTTCTGATGTTGATACCAAGTCTGAAGGCAAGGTGGAGCCTGCTGCTGAGGAAAAGCAGGCCGAAGCCCCTGCTCAGAATGTTGTTGAAGCCGTCCCTGTTTCTGAATCTGACAAGTCTACTGG GGATGTGCAAAAAGATGATTctaagaaggaagagggagagggtgCCGAAAAGAAGccagagggagagggcgctgatAAGGAGGGAGATGGCGCCgagaagaaggagaagaccaATAAGGGCAAGTGCATCAGTGGCTCTGTCAAGAGGAAGCTCAAGAAGCaaaagcctaagaaggaagagtCTAATGGGGATGCTCCCAATGAGACCACTGCTGAGAAAGAGCAGGAGGCTCCCATTGAACAAGAGAAAATT GAGATGACCCTTGAAGAATATGAGAAGATGCAAGAAAAGAAGAAGTCTCTGGAGGCCTCTAAACCTGAGGAGAGGAGGGTTGCTGCTGTAGATTTTGAGGGTCTCCAGctcttggagaagaagaagattgAGGATGATGCTAAATTGAAGGCGGAAAATGTTCGCAAGGCAAAGGAGGCTGCTGCAAAGGAAGCTAAACCTCGCAAG GTCAGCATCCAGGAGTACCTGAAGAATGAGGATGGTTCAGCGTACGTGCCTCCGACACCACCGAGGCGCCCTCAATATGGCGGCGGCTACAGGGGAGGCCGTGGGAACGGTTCTTACAATGGCCGCAGCAGCCGTGACAACAGCTCTGAGCGCCGGGTCTACAACTCTGGCCGCGGGGAGAATGCCATTGTGTTCCACAACGTCGAGGCCAACGCCAACGACAGTGGCGCCTCAAGGAGGGGTGAGGGCTACAATGGCGAGCGCCAGCAAGGTGGCTACCAGCAAGGCGGGTACAATGGCGGCAGGGGCAACGGCAGGTACCAGGAGCGCCAGGACGGATACAATGGCGAGCGCCGGGACCAGCAGCAGGGTGGCTACTACCAGGAGCGCAGGGATGCCTACAATGGCGACCGCCGGGAGCAAGGCGGGTACAACAATGGTGGTTACCAGGAGCGCAGGGATGGCTACAATGGCGACCGCGGGCAGCAAGGCGGGTACAACGGTGGCCGTGGCAATGGAGGTTACCAGGAGCAAGGCGGGAACAATGTTGGCCGTGGCCAGGAGCGCCAGGATGCCTACAACGGCGAGCGCAGGCAGCAAGGCGGGTACAACAATGGCGGGCGGGGCAATGGTGGTAACCAGGAGGGCCAGGAGGGTGGTGAGCGCAGGCAGCAAGGCGGGTACAACAATGGCGGCGGGTACCAGCAGGGCGGCAACTACAGGCAGTGGCAAGGTCCGAGGCCAAAGCAGGACAAGGAGTTCACCCCGGCCGACTTCCCGGCTCTAGGTGGCGCATCTCAGGCGCAGTCGCAGGCCCAGGCCTAG